One genomic segment of Williamwhitmania taraxaci includes these proteins:
- a CDS encoding ATP-binding protein, whose protein sequence is DDPARNALMDIVEQKYDKTSIIIAAQIPVKNWHETIGEGTIADAILDRMVHSSHRIELTGESMRKNKMKKAQINS, encoded by the coding sequence GACGATCCGGCAAGAAATGCCCTAATGGATATCGTTGAACAGAAGTATGACAAGACTTCTATTATCATTGCCGCACAGATACCGGTAAAAAACTGGCATGAAACAATTGGCGAAGGAACCATTGCCGATGCAATTCTAGACCGCATGGTTCACTCGTCACACCGCATTGAATTAACCGGTGAGTCAATGCGAAAAAACAAGATGAAAAAAGCTCAAATTAATTCATAA